Proteins from one Thermodesulfobacteriota bacterium genomic window:
- a CDS encoding DJ-1/PfpI family protein, which translates to MKLKGKKIAILMESDFYEPEIFYYQLRFPEEGAEVHLMSRLWGQPRLTFKGHEHHTPLEVSESFEGMTDAELASYAAIIVPSGMVSDRLRYTEDVNRLPPAVEFLRRAFAMPAVLKGIICHGLWLVAPAPELVRGRRLVVHNNLLGDARNMGAVYVNEDVVVDGDLVTGRSGGHCHLFARRIIDLLTGS; encoded by the coding sequence GTGAAGCTCAAGGGAAAGAAGATCGCCATCCTCATGGAGAGCGATTTCTACGAGCCGGAGATCTTCTATTATCAGCTTCGCTTCCCGGAGGAAGGTGCCGAGGTGCACCTCATGTCCCGTTTGTGGGGCCAGCCGCGCCTGACCTTCAAAGGCCACGAGCACCATACGCCGCTGGAGGTGTCGGAGAGCTTCGAGGGCATGACCGACGCCGAGCTGGCCTCCTATGCCGCCATCATCGTGCCCTCCGGCATGGTGTCCGACCGGCTGCGCTACACCGAGGATGTGAACAGGCTGCCGCCGGCGGTGGAGTTTTTGCGGCGGGCCTTTGCCATGCCAGCGGTCCTGAAGGGCATCATCTGCCACGGCCTGTGGCTGGTGGCGCCAGCCCCGGAGCTGGTGCGCGGCCGCCGTCTGGTGGTGCACAACAACCTCCTGGGCGATGCCCGCAACATGGGCGCCGTCTACGTCAACGAGGACGTGGTGGTGGACGGTGACCTGGTCACCGGCCGCAGCGGCGGCCATTGTCACCTCTTTGCCCGCCGCATCATCGATCTTCTGACCGGGTCGTAG
- a CDS encoding VOC family protein, with protein MALPVFAHVGLNCRDLDATEAFYCRHFGFQRARLIPLGEDRIVFLKAGDVYLELFNAKGEPPDPLPANDGPGYAGFRHLAFMVADVEATLRSMGTDAVVTLGPLAFDDFIPGWKSAWIRDPDGRIIELSQGYRDEGR; from the coding sequence ATGGCCTTGCCCGTGTTTGCCCACGTTGGTCTGAACTGCCGGGACCTGGATGCCACCGAGGCCTTCTACTGCCGCCACTTCGGCTTCCAGCGCGCCCGCTTGATCCCCCTCGGCGAGGACCGGATTGTCTTTCTCAAGGCCGGGGATGTCTACCTGGAGCTGTTCAACGCCAAGGGCGAGCCGCCGGATCCCCTGCCAGCCAACGACGGCCCGGGCTATGCCGGCTTCCGCCACCTGGCCTTCATGGTGGCGGATGTGGAGGCGACCCTGCGCTCCATGGGGACGGATGCGGTGGTGACCCTGGGGCCTTTGGCCTTCGACGATTTCATTCCCGGCTGGAAATCGGCCTGGATCCGGGATCCGGACGGCCGGATCATCGAGCTGAGCCAGGGGTATCGGGACGAAGGCAGGTAG